The DNA window CGCTCGTTGCCGAAGGGGGCTGCGAACACTTTATTGTTCACGCCCGCAAGGCCTGGCTGCAGGGCTTGAGTCCAAAAGAAAACAGAGATATTCCACCATTAAATTATCAACGCGTTTATGATTTGAAAAAAGAGTTTTCGCAGTTGAAGATTTCTATCAACGGCGGGATCAACACGCTTGAGGACTCAAATAAGCATCTACAGTCGATAGACGGTGTGATGATGGGCCGTGAAGTTTATTCAAACCCTTATATCTTGAGTAAGGTTGATTCTCTGATTTATGGTGAATCGGAGAATGCGATCAGCAGAGAACAAGTGGTGCTGTTGATGACTGCCTATATAAAGGAGCAAGTAGCTCAAGGCTCACGAGTCTGGCATATTGCAAGGCATGTTCTGGGTCTGTTTCAAGGACAAGCAGGGGGGAGAATTTGGCGTCGCTATTTAAGTCAACATGGCACGCAGAAAGACGTTTCTACCGATCTTTTACTGCATGCTTATGAAGAAGTATTGGCAGCACAAGCAAAAGCGCGCGATTTTCAAGCAAGTAAAATAGAAAGTTAGTCAGTATTCTCTTTCCTTTACATCTCTCAAAATATATGACTCAATAATTGGTTGAATTAACTAACTCAAGTGGTTAATTTAACCAATTGCAACATCTCCCTATTCTAAAATTACCTTTCTCAATGAGATGAAAATCTTTAAACTATTGAATAATAACAACAATTTATTTTTTATGAAAGTTGGCACAACAATCGCTAAGTCTAAGTGTCGTTGCCGAAAAGGCATTTAACTTAAGGTTCCGTAGCAGTAAGCGTAACCAACATTTTTAAAAATTTAGGGAAAATATCATGTCAATTAAAAGAACAGCACTCACCACTTTATTCGCTACTGCTATCGTTTGTGCAGCTCCAGTTCAGGCACAGGAATCTCACGTTGAGAGAGTATTATCAACAATGGTTAGCCAAGCAATGCAAAATGTAACAGCAGAAATTAACGAAGAAGTGCAGAAATCAATTCTTACTTCGGCCTATAACTTCTCTTTTGCTAAGCCTGTCGACCCAACAGTACCAGCAACGAAAGTAACAATTACTGATATCGCTAGTGCTAAAACAACTGCGAAAGACTCAGATGTTACAGAAAAAAGTGAAGACTAATTAATGGATTAGTTGCCGTCCCATTTCATTAGTAAAGCAGGGAGAGAATTATGTTAGGTCAAATGAATTTGATTGGTTTATTAGCAACACCGGTACTATTCTACATTGGTAGCGCAACTGTTGTGTTATGCCTAGAGCACTTTAAGCTGATTACGGCTAGGAAAAGCTAGCGTTAGCTTTACAGACACCTACAACATTAGGTTTACGAAATTAGAGAGTTAAAGAGGTACTTATAATGAAAACAGTAATTAATGATAAAAGACTATTTAGAGACGCTAACCGCGCTGTTATTTCTGGTGTTTGCGCTGGCGTAGCAAGATACTTGGATGTCGATCCTGTTTGGGTTAGAGCTGGTGCCATTGTAAGTATGATTTTCTTAACCGTTCCCACCGCATTGGCCTATGTTTTGGCAATCCTTTTGTTGCGGTATAAGTAGGTACGCTTGTACAATAAACCCCTGAATGGTTTAGTTGTCGTCTTCAGCCGCTTAAGCGGCTGTGAGTTTTTCTACTCCGGTTAACAAAAGTCAAAGGATATTTATGACACAGTTTTTTTCTACGAAGACAGTTTCTGCGGGTATCGCACTCATCATCCTGCTGTTCGCATTACTCGGTTTTTGGTGGAGTTTTGAGCCAAACACATTTGACGTGCGCAAAAATGCACAAGACATGGCGGCTCAAAAAGGTCATCAAGTAGTAACAGGATACACAACAACATCAGCGCTTATCCGAGTGACTGAAGAAATGCTTTATAAAAACGGTGGGTACATTACAAACGATGTACTGCCTCCTGGCATTTTTATGGATAACATACCAGCTTGGGAGTTTGGTGTTTTAGAAATGAGCAGAGATCTTGCGCTCTCTATGCGTAAAGACTTCAGTCGTTCGCAATCACAGTCTCTCGAAAATCCCTATTTAGTTGAAGCCCAACCGTTTTTTAATAATGACAGTAACCGCTGGATTTTGCCTTCCTCCGAATCTCGCTATGAAAAAGCCATAGAGCAACTTTACTTGTATCAGGCTGAGCTTGGCAATATTACTAATTCGAATACTCAATTTTATGCTAGAGCTGACAACTTGCGTGATTGGTTAAAGCAGATGGAAAAGAGATTAGGAAGTATGTCGCAAAAGCTGAGTGCCAGTGTAGGCTCAGACGTGATCAATACTGAGCTCGCCGGCGACTCTAAAGCAACACAATCGACACCGCAAAGTCCAGTCGTTAGCAACAAAACGAGTTGGTTTCAGTTAGACAATAACTTTTATGAAGCGCGCGGCGCAAGTTGGGCTTTGCTGCACTTTTTGAAAGCCGTAGAGATAGATTTTAAAGATGTATTGGAGAATAAAAACGCGACGGTTAGCGTACGTCAAATTATTCGTGAATTAGAAGCAACTCAAGAAACCATGTTTTCGCCCGTGATATTAAACGGAGACGGCTTTGGTATGTTAGCTAATCACTCGTTAGTAATGGCGAACTATATTTCAAGAGCAAATGCTGCTCTAATCGAATTATCAGAATTATTAAATCAAGGATAAAATATGAAGAAGTCACTTTTAGGTTGTGCGTTGTTAGCAGCTGCAGCAGTTGCTCCGGTGCAGGCCGATACCCTACTTGGCGCTTATGTAGGAGCGCAGGCATGGAATATGGGCGTAGACGGTGGCTTTTCTAATAACGAAAGTGTCACTAACTTTTCGTTTGATGATCAAACAAATGGTTCATTCTATGTTGCATTAGAGCATCCTGTTCCATTGATACCAAATATTAAAATAAACCGAACAATGTTAGACACGAATGGCGTGACGACACTTACGTCAACGTTTGAGTTTAACGACGAGGTTTATAGTGCAGACACCAACCTGACGACAGACATTGAAATGACAGGTACAGATTTTATTTTGTACTATGAAATTCTAGATAACGACCTAGTAAGTATCGATGTAGGTATCAACGGTAAATACATTGACGGTACTATTATGGTATCGGAAACGAGCGGCAACAGAATGGTATCTGAAGACTTTTCAGGCGTTATCCCTATGGGATATGCAAAAGCTGAAGTTGGATTACCGTTTACTGGTTTGGGACTTTATGCTGAAGGCAGTTTTTTAGCGTTAGGCGATAGCACCGTATCAGACTTTCAAGCAGCTATTACCTATAGTTTCGTTGAAACGCTTGCTTTGGATATGACCTTGCAAGCAGGTTATAGATCGATGAAGGTTGAGTTAGATGACCTCGACGACCTGTATACAAATCTTGATTTTAAAGGTGTATTCGTCGGTTTAGAATTTGATTTTTAAAAACTTTCATCTTATTACATAGTTTTTAAGTCTAAAAAGTAATAAAAAATCTGATTTAAGTCTTTCAAGTTATGATAAAAAGTCGTTAATCTTAGCAGCGTACTAGCTAAGGTTAACGATTAATGACAACAAATAACGGCAACAACAACTTTTCAGCATTAACAGAACAGCAACTACAGTTGCTTTCTAGTGCGGCTTCTTCTTTAAATAGCAACCAGCTTATCTGGGCAAGCGGTTTCTTAGCTGGCTTAGCGGGTGCTGCTAATGCGCTACCGATCCCTGCTTCTTCACAAACAACAGAACAAGCATCCTTGCAGCCTACGTTGACCATCCTTTATGGCTCGCAAACAGGTAACTCAAAAGGCGTAGCTAATAGCTATAAAGCCTCTGCGTTAGAGCAAGGATACAAAGCAAATGTAGTAAGCATGAGCGACTATAAGCCGCGTCAGTTGAAAAATGAAACTCATCTCGTTGTTATTGTTAGTACCCACGGCGAGGGAGATGCTCCTGATGATGCCGTGGAATTATACGAGTTCTTAGCAAGTAAAAAAGCGCCTAAACTGCCAAATCTAAAGTTTGCGGTAGTGGGTTTGGGCGACACCAGTTATGAATTCTTCTGTCAAACCGGCAAGGACTTTGAGTCTCGTTTGTTAGCCCTTGGTGCAACGGCCTTAGTTGAAAGATTAGATTGCGATGTTGACTACGAGTCGGTAGTCGCTGACTGGACTGTATCGTTGAATGCCAAGTTAAAAGATGAATTAAAGCCAGTGGTAACCGAGCAGGTGATTAATTTGACTCCCGCCGCCAACGCTGTCGCTGAGTCTCTTTACAATAAAAAGAACCCGTTCGCCGCTAGCTTGAGTGAAAGCTTGAAAATAACGGCGCGAGATTCGGTCAAAGATATTCGCCATATTGAAGTTTCTTTAGAAGGCAGTGGAATTGTATACAAACCCGGCGATGCACTAGGCGTTTGGTTTAGCAACGACGAAGCAATGGTACAGCGCATATTAGCAGCGACCTCAACAAACGCTGAAGACAAAGTATTAATTGCTGAGACCGAGTTTACACTGCTCGATGCCCTGCTTAATAAACTTGAACTGACCTTAAGTTATCCAGGTTTTGTGAAAAAATATCAAGCGCAAACCGCGCATCAGGAACTCGCAGAGCTAATGGAAGATAAAGCGGCTTTGAGAGAATACTTATCTGTTTCGCAAATTGTTGATATTACCGAGAAGTTCCCCGCTAAAATTTCAGCTCAAGAACTCGTAGATGCGCTTAGACCTATCACGCCAAGACTTTACTCTATCGCATCAAGTCAAGCTGAGGTAGAGGATGAAGTGCATTTAACAGTTGCCCACATCGAGTATGAAGCCAACGGTTTCACTCACCAAGGTGGTGCTTCTGGTTTCCTTTCAACTCGATTGAAAGAAGGCGATAAGCTGAATGTTTACGTTGAAAATAACGATAACTTCAGACTTCCATCCGATCCAAATACGCCGATTATTATGATCGGTCCAGGCACAGGTATAGCGCCATTTAGAGCATTTATGCAAGAGCGAGATGCGGTAGAAGCAGAGGGTAAGAATTGGTTGTTTTTCGGTAATCCCAATTTTACCCAAGATTTTTTATATCAAACCGAATGGCAAGGCTATTTAAAGTCGGGTTTGTTGAGCAAAATAAGCTTAGCGTTTTCTCGTGACCAGGCCAACAAGATTTATGTCCAAGACAGATTGAAAGAGAACGGCAAGGAAGTGTTTGATTGGTTGGAGCAGGGCGCTCATTTTTATATCTGTGGCGACGCTTTACGAATGGCTAAAGACGTGGAAACCACTTTATTAGACTTAGTCGCTGAGCATGGCAATAAAACCACTGCTGAAGCAAAAGAATACGTAACGAACTTACGCAAATCAAAACGTTACCAGAAGGATGTTTACTAATGAGCGACGACAACAAATTTAAAGTTGAAGGTAAACTTGCTGATAACGAGCGAATGAAAGGGCAAAGCCACTTGCTTCGCGGCACGATTTCTGACGATTTGAAAGACGACGTTACTGGCGGTTTCACTGCAGATAACTTCCAACTTATTCGTTTTCACGGAATGTACCAGCAGGATGACCGCGATATTCGTGCAGAAAGAACGAAACAAAAACTGGAGCCTCTGCATAATGTGATGCTTCGTGCCCGACTACCTGGTGGCGTTATTCAACCCCATCAATGGTTGGTAATTGATAAATTCGCAGCCGATTACACTATGTATGGCAGTATTCGTTTAACTACTCGTCAAACTTTCCAGTTTCACGGGGTCCTTAAACCTAATATGAAGCTGATGCATCAAACCTTGCATAAAGCAGGTATAGACTCTATTGCGACAGCCGGTGACGTTAACCGCAACGTACTGTGTACATCGAATCCTATTGAGTCAAAAGTACATAAACAGGCGTGGGATTGGGCGACAAAAATCAGTGAGCATTTGTTACCAAAAACAAATGCCTACGCTGAAATTTGGCTAGACGGTGAAAAAGTTGATTCAACGCAAGAAGATGAGCCAATACTAGGTAAGAATTATTTACCGCGTAAGTTTAAAACAACCATTGTGATACCACCTCAAAACGATGTGGACGTGCATGCAAATGATTTGAATTTTGTTGCGATTGCCGAAGATGGTGAGCTTATCGGTTTCAATGTCCTTGTGGGCGGTGGCTTAGCGATGACTCACGGTGACCATTCTACGTTCCCTCGTAAAGCTGATGATTTTGGCTTTATTGAATTGGATAAGACTCTCGATATTGCCGCTGCTGTATTGTCAACGCAGCGCGATTGGGGCAACAGGGTTAATCGTAAAAATGCAAAGACCAAATACACCTTAGAGCGCGTTGGTGTTGAGAATTTCAAAGCGGAAGTAGAAAAACGTGCTGGCGTTAAGTTCGCAGCAAGCAGAGCATACGAATTCACTAGTCGTGGCGATCGTTTTGGATGGGTTGAAGGAATTGATGGCAAGCATCACCTGACGTTGTTCATTGAAAACGGCCGTATTCTGGATTATCCAGGTAAAACGCTGAAAACAGGCTGCGCAGAAATCGCTAAAATACATCAGGGTGATTTTAGAATGACGGCCAACCAAAACCTGATCGTTGCAGGCGTCGCGCTTGAACAAAAAGCACGCATAGAAGCGCTTGCTATTAAACATGGTTTGATGGAAGCCAGCGTATCTAATCAACGTAAAGACTCTATGGCTTGTGTGTCATTGCCAACATGCCCTCTTGCTATGGCAGAAGCTGAGCGTTATTTGCCAGAGGCTGTGACTGAAATTGAAGGCATACTTGCAAAACACGGTATGCAAGATGACAGTATTATTTATAGGGTAACAGGCTGCCCGAATGGCTGTGGTCGTGCAATGCTGGCCGAAGTTGGTTTGGTAGGGAAGGGCCCCGGTAAATATAACTTCCATATTGGAGGAGACCGTCAGGGCACCAGAATACCTCGTATGTATAAAGAGAATATTACCGATACAGAAATTATGGGGCACTTAGATGAATTAATTGGTCGCTGGTCAAAAGAGCGAACTCCTAGTGAATCGTTTGGTGACTACGTAATTAGAGCCGGCATCATCGCACCTGTTGTCGACTCTGCAAGGGACTTCTATGACTAATCTAGCACATCAATTAAGACCAGAAGGGACACTTGATTTCGATATTGATAGCGAGTTTCTGGTTGAGTTAAACCAGACGCTTGAAGCCATGCCTGTTATAAAACGTGTTGAATGGGCCTTAGACAATTTACCTAGCAATCATATGCTGTCTTCGAGTTTTGGTGCTCAGTCTGCAGTGATGCTTCATTTGATCAACCAAGTAGCGCCAGGCACACCGGTAGTGCTTACAGACACCGGTTACTTATTTCCAGAAACATACCAATTTATTGATGAGATGGTGTCGCGTTTAGATTTAAATTTGCATGTTTACTCCGCGAAACTCAGTGCTGCTTGGCAAGAAGCGCGACACGGTAAATTATGGGAACAGGGCGTGGAAGGCATTGAAATATATAATAAGTTAAACAAAGTTGAACCGATGAAGCGGGCAATTGACGATCTTAATGTCAAAACTTGGTTTGCGGGCTTGCGCAGAGATCAATCCGATTCACGCGGCAACCTTAAAGTCCTACAAAAGCAGAGCAAGCAATTTAAGATTCACCCTATTCTTGATCAATCGAACAAGCAACTGCATGAATACCTGAAAGCGAATCAATTGCCTTATCACCCCCTATGGGAAAAAGGTTTCGTTTCGATTGGCGATTGGCACACAACGATGGCTTTGCAAGACGGAATGTCAGAGCAAGATACGCGCTTCTTTGGCTTGAAGCGTGAGTGTGGTTTACATGAATTTGGTGATGGCGATGGTATATAAAAACTCCCGGCACAAACCTTTTTATATATAGCCAAAACAAAGTCTTATGAAACATTAAAAACCAGCCTTCAGTGCTGGTTTTTTGTGCAAATTATTCTATAGTGTAGCCATGCTTTGATAAATTTACTTTGGCTATATGCTCAGAGGGTGTGCTGAAAAAATGTCGATGAACGCGAAATTAATGTCAGGTTTAGATGCGATCAATGATACGGCAATGAGTCCGTCTTCTGTCGGCTCTGTAATGGATTATCTAGGATATCAATTAGCAAAAATGAATGATGTTCTTGGTCTATCAGGCAGCGCGCTTTGCGTTTCTAGGGCTGGCCACTTGCTTGATAAAGACAGCAACAATTTATATGTGATAGGTGCAATAAATGCTTTCTTACCTATTCTTCAAAATGATGCAGCAACTGCACTACCAAAAAGACTAGCCAAGCTTGTCCAACATTGCTTTGATTCTAAAACGCATTATTACTCCTCTAAAGACAACTTGATGTACCTTAACTACTCAGGGCTTGAATCATTAATTTACTTTGAGTCTGCGACTGCTTTGGAAGTCAGTGAACAAAAAATCGCGGAGACAATGGCGTCGCAAATATCTATTGGTCTTGAAAATGTAAATTTATATAGTAAGTTGAAGACAACATCGTTTAACGACTGGTTAACTAAGCTTCCTAATAGAAATGAATTTATTAATCTAATAAGTGCAATGAAAACGGATCTCACCGTTCGAAAGCAGTTAGCGCTTGTCGACTTGAGCCATTTTTCCGATATCAATGACGGACTAGGACAAGATATCGGCAACTCTTTGTTAGTGGCTGTATCTAAACGGCTAGTAAATTCTTTTAGCGATGGAATTCAAATAGGTCGTATTACTGGGGATGTATTTGGCATTATCGGAGATGCAAGTTTTGTGGCGCCCCATATTATTAATGATTTGTTCAGAGAGCCTTTTTCGGTTAGTTCTCATGCGCTACTGATCAATGTAAATATCGGCTTTTATGAAATACAGGCCAATGTCGACGCTATTTATCAACTGCGTTGCGCTAACGTTGCGCTTAATCATGCAAAGAAAAGCATTTCAAAAAATGCTGCATTCTATTCACCTGCGATGGATGACGAAACTCGAAAGCGCTTAGATATTATCAGAAATTTACAGCATGACTTTGAATGCGAAAAACTTGAAGTCTGGTATCAACCACAAATTGATCTGCTGACAGAAGAAACGGTAGGGGTTGAAGCGTTATTACGTTGGCGTGATTCAAAAGGAGAGTTTATATCTCCAGAGGTTTTTGTCCCGCTTGCTGAGTATTCCGGCTTAATTGTTGAAATCGGTAAATGGGTGTTAGCTGAGAGTGTGCGTCGGCTGAAAGTATTAATCGCAGCGGGCTATTCGCATATTCGAATGGCAGTTAATGTGTCAGTCCTGCAATTCAGAGATCAGAGTTTCGTTAATTACGTAAAATATGTCATCGATTTGCATGGAATACCGCCTAAGCTATTGGAGTTGGAAATCACTGAATCGGTTGTAATGGATGAACCAGAAATAGTAATACAAGCGCTTAATCAACTCAAAGCATTCGGCGTACATATTGCGATTGACGATTTTGGCACGGGATTTTCTTCTATGAGTTATATTCAAAAACTCCCCTTGGACCGTCTTAAAATTGATAGATCGTTTGTTAAAGATATAGATACTAACAAAGATGCATTTATAGCACAGGCAATCGTTAATTTAGGAAAGCAGTTGGGTCTTATTACGATTGCAGAGGGTGTCGAGAGAAAAAGCCAAGCCAGCCAAATGCTAAAGCTGGGTACCGATGAGGCGCAGGGATACTTGTTTGCAAAGCCAATGCCATTCAGTGATCTTAAAACATACCTACTGTCGCACAGTTACCAAAAAGTTGCGCCAGATAATACCTAAATGATGCCTCATTTATTAAACTAGAATATGAACAAACATAATCCTGTCAATTAACGGTGTTAATTGTTTAATTAATAACTGCTTTATGTCAATAATTCATGGTTTTGTCGTTTAACTGTAATATTAATGTAATATTTGTGTGTTTTCGCTTGAATTCTAGGTTATCAATGCATATACTCTCTCTACTGTTAATTCACCGAGAACTGATATGAAGTACTTAAAAGCAATCATGTTAATAACAGTTTCTGCGATCGCAATGTCAGCGAACGCAAAGTCCGGTGAAGCTAAGTTATTTAATTGTATGGATAAAACCACTTTCGAGATGAACAGTGAGTGTATGAGCCAGCAAATTGCATCAAATTTAGTCTTCAAACGAGCTGAAGAAGCTGTATTCCAAAAAGCCAGTGATGTTAGTGATAGAGCAATTGCAACTATGACTTTCAATCCAAAAACAATGTCGATTGATGTTGTGGCGCACAGAGATGCATATTTAGCCAAAAACTAATAGTGCGCAAAGACATAGAAGAAGCCTCCTAATCGGAGGTTTTTTTATGTCTTATGGTTTTTGGTGATAAAGTTACCACACGCTGAAAAGGCGCTGGGTCATAGGGAGCATGCTTGTGAGGTGAGCGAGGACGGCACACTCATTTTGTTAGGTTTTTACGCACGGTCAGAATTAGCGTACGTTATAGCACCGAGACTTGTAGCAACAACATCTAAACATCTAAGCTTTTAACCATTGCTTTATTATTTAGAAATAAAAAAAGGATGCCGAGGCATCCTTTTGTATAAGTGCAACAATTAAGCCGTTTGAGGCTCTAAGTAGAATGAGTACATTGTTCGCCACTTTTGTTTTTGAACAGCAAGAGTTTGCTTCAATTCTTTATATTTAAAATCAAGCTCTAAGCGCTCATATGTAGCCTGCAAATTCTTCTTCTTCATATTTACCAGACGCTTTTTAGTGGCATAATATTCACCCATGCGCTGCATTAAAACATCATATTCATGTTGAATTTTGACAACAATTTCTTCTGCGTTCGGCAACGTTATCGCCTTATCATGAGCATATTTAAGCTGCATTTCTAATTTAGCTTTTTCAATACGCTCTTCAGGGCAAGTCCTAAGATTGTTTGTTAAGCCCACGTATGACAAACCTTTTATCATCCATTTCGTTGGATCAAACTGCCACCACTTCACACCATTTCGATAGTCATACTCAAATATATGATGGAAATTATGATAGCCTTCGCCAAATGTAAAGAATGCTAATATTCCATTGTCGCGCGCTGAGTTTTTGTCCGTGAACGGGCGAGAACCCCACATGTGTGCCAGTGAGTTTATGAAGAACGTGACGTGGTGAACCAGTACAAGTCGAGTCACCCCGGCGAGTAACACCATGCCTAAAATATCGCCATTTAACCAACCTAACAAAATACATATACCAAAGTTCGATACCAGCACGATAGGTAAGTAATACTTATGTTGCCACATGACAATTTTGTCTTTTTGTAAGTCTTTGCAGTTACTGTAATCTGCATATCGGGTAGCTTGGTATTCACGCAGCATCCAACCGATATGCGAAAACCAAAAGCCTTTGCTCGCTGAGTACGGATCGGCGTCGTCAATATCAACATGCTTGTGGTGAACACGATGATCTGAAGACCAATGTAAAATGCTGTTTTGCAATGTCATTGCACCGCCGACGGCCAAAATGAAGCGAACTATCGGATGTGCGCTATATGTCTTGTGAGACCAAAGACGATGATAACCAGCTGTAATCGACATACCGGTAAAATAAAAAAGAAAAATGGCTGCGCCTATTTCGACCCAGTCAAATCCGTAACTTAGTGCCCACATTGGTGTCCCTACCAGTGCTATTAGTGTCAGAACACTAAAAACTAATACGTTGGTAATTATAATGGGAGGTTTATTCAAGAGATACCTTTAAAATTTCAGCTTACAACTGTACGCTAACTTAACTTTTGTTGGCTTATTTGGCAAGAAATAAAGTTCTTAAAATGACAATTTTTGATGTATTCTATGTACATATGAGTAGACAAGAACAAAAACTCCAAACAAGACAACGTATCGTAGATGCCGCCTTTAGCTTATTAGATGAAGATAAAAGTCTATCTGCTATGAGCTTGCGCGAAGTAGCTCGCGCAGCTGGAATAGCACCCACTTCTTTTTATCGGCATTTCACTGATATTAATGACCTCGGCTTAACACTAGTTGATGAGGCAGGCTTAGCGCTGCGCCAATTAATGCGCCAAGCCAGGCAGCGGATAGAGGCCGGTGGCGGAGTTATAGACATTTCCGTTGATACCTTTATGGAATTTATCACCGATAATAAAAACGTCTTTCGTTTGTTGCTGCGCGAACACACGGGCACTTCTGGCGCGTTTCGAGCAGCTGTTGCCAGAGAAATACAGCACTTTATTGAAGAGCTCAGTGACTATATTGTTTTGCAGTTAAGGTTACCGCGAGCAATTGCGACAATGCAGGCGGAAGCTATGGTGAAGCTTGTATTCAGTGCCGGCGCAGAGGCGCTTGATTCCGACAAATCCTCAGTTGCTGAAACGGCCAAACGAGTCAAGCTTCAACTCCGCTTTGTGCAGCTTGGTGCATTACAGTACTCGTTACGCTAAAGCTGGCTCTCGTTTGTTCTTTATTTATTCCTCTGAATGTATTTTTATCAGCGACGCTCCAAATAAACGCCACTTTCAATGTGTTCTGTAAATGGAAACTGGTCGAATAGCGCCGCGCGTTTAACTTTGTGTGTTTTGCTGAGTTCTTGTAAATTGTCCGCTAAGGTGAGTGGATTGCACGATATGTAAATGATGTTATCGAAGCGCTGGATAAGCGCTATCGTTTTGTCGTCTATACCTGCCCTTGGAGGATCGACTAAAACGGTTGAAAAATCATAGTCGCTTAAATTCACGTCTTTTAGGCGCTTAAATTCTCTTACGCCCGTCATTGCTTCAACAAACTCCTCGCTAGAAAGTCTCACTATATCGAGGTTGTCAATGTTGTTCGCGGCTATATTAAACTGAGCTGCGTTAACTGATGTCTTTGAAATTTCTGTAGCCAATACGCTTTTGAAGCAGCTAGCCAAAGGGACAGAAAAATTACCTGAGCCACAATACAGCTCCAACAAGTCTCTACTTTTGTCGTTCACTTGCGCCATAGCCCACTCAATCATACTGCAATTTACTTTTGCGTTAGGTTGCGTAAAGCTATTTTCAATTTGTTTAAATTGGTATGTCTTATCTTTTATTGAGAGTTTCTCTATAACGAAGTCATTATCTAACATAACTTTTTGTTTTTTCGAGCGACCAATAAAGTTAACGTTAAAATGTTTAGGAAAGGCTGATTTTAATTGTTGAATTTCAGCTTCCCACTCTTCATCAAGCTGCTTGTGATAAATCATTGTTACCAAAAGCTCTTCAGTGAGCGTACTCAAATAATCAACTTGGAATAGCTTCCTTCTGAGTACTTCGTTTCCTGCAAACGCTTCCGTCATTATCTGCATACCACTGTTAATGACCTTACTTGCTGCTGCCAATTGGTCTACTCGATATTGTTCTTTATCCACTTTATCAAACATGATGTGGTAGGTATCAGGCCCGTCATGCCAAATCCGAAATTCCGCTCTCATTCTAAAATTACTGGGCTGAGAGGCGTAAATATCAATTGTTGATTCATAAAACGTAGAGAGTAACTCTTTGACTCTATTCGTTTTCTCATCAAGTTGACGTTGATATTTTTCGCTAAGATCGACTGACATGCATTTCCTTAAATTAATTCTTGAACGTGAATTGTAAAGTTTTTTAAAAATTTACCAAGTTAAAGCTAAAGGTTTTATTTTTACATGCCGATAAGGATGCTGAGGATAGAGAGGTATTCGCAATGAATTTAGGTGAAATTAAAGCTGTACAGTCAGAACAACCAAAAGTGGTTCGTCCTGACGTAGCGCTAAACAAGCAATTGCAGCAGGATGGTTTGAAGCAAGCTAGAGAGCTTC is part of the Glaciecola nitratireducens FR1064 genome and encodes:
- the dusA gene encoding tRNA dihydrouridine(20/20a) synthase DusA, yielding MLDWTDRHCRYFLRLLSKHTVLYTEMVTTGAIIHGKGDYLGYNNEEHPVVLQLGGSDPKAMAHCASIAQDRGYDEVNINVGCPSDRVKNGSFGACLMAMPDTVAECVVAMQSELTIPVTVKCRIGIDDMDDYEGLSRFVSLVAEGGCEHFIVHARKAWLQGLSPKENRDIPPLNYQRVYDLKKEFSQLKISINGGINTLEDSNKHLQSIDGVMMGREVYSNPYILSKVDSLIYGESENAISREQVVLLMTAYIKEQVAQGSRVWHIARHVLGLFQGQAGGRIWRRYLSQHGTQKDVSTDLLLHAYEEVLAAQAKARDFQASKIES
- a CDS encoding PspC domain-containing protein; amino-acid sequence: MKTVINDKRLFRDANRAVISGVCAGVARYLDVDPVWVRAGAIVSMIFLTVPTALAYVLAILLLRYK
- a CDS encoding DUF2333 family protein, with translation MTQFFSTKTVSAGIALIILLFALLGFWWSFEPNTFDVRKNAQDMAAQKGHQVVTGYTTTSALIRVTEEMLYKNGGYITNDVLPPGIFMDNIPAWEFGVLEMSRDLALSMRKDFSRSQSQSLENPYLVEAQPFFNNDSNRWILPSSESRYEKAIEQLYLYQAELGNITNSNTQFYARADNLRDWLKQMEKRLGSMSQKLSASVGSDVINTELAGDSKATQSTPQSPVVSNKTSWFQLDNNFYEARGASWALLHFLKAVEIDFKDVLENKNATVSVRQIIRELEATQETMFSPVILNGDGFGMLANHSLVMANYISRANAALIELSELLNQG
- a CDS encoding TIGR04219 family outer membrane beta-barrel protein encodes the protein MKKSLLGCALLAAAAVAPVQADTLLGAYVGAQAWNMGVDGGFSNNESVTNFSFDDQTNGSFYVALEHPVPLIPNIKINRTMLDTNGVTTLTSTFEFNDEVYSADTNLTTDIEMTGTDFILYYEILDNDLVSIDVGINGKYIDGTIMVSETSGNRMVSEDFSGVIPMGYAKAEVGLPFTGLGLYAEGSFLALGDSTVSDFQAAITYSFVETLALDMTLQAGYRSMKVELDDLDDLYTNLDFKGVFVGLEFDF
- a CDS encoding assimilatory sulfite reductase (NADPH) flavoprotein subunit, coding for MTTNNGNNNFSALTEQQLQLLSSAASSLNSNQLIWASGFLAGLAGAANALPIPASSQTTEQASLQPTLTILYGSQTGNSKGVANSYKASALEQGYKANVVSMSDYKPRQLKNETHLVVIVSTHGEGDAPDDAVELYEFLASKKAPKLPNLKFAVVGLGDTSYEFFCQTGKDFESRLLALGATALVERLDCDVDYESVVADWTVSLNAKLKDELKPVVTEQVINLTPAANAVAESLYNKKNPFAASLSESLKITARDSVKDIRHIEVSLEGSGIVYKPGDALGVWFSNDEAMVQRILAATSTNAEDKVLIAETEFTLLDALLNKLELTLSYPGFVKKYQAQTAHQELAELMEDKAALREYLSVSQIVDITEKFPAKISAQELVDALRPITPRLYSIASSQAEVEDEVHLTVAHIEYEANGFTHQGGASGFLSTRLKEGDKLNVYVENNDNFRLPSDPNTPIIMIGPGTGIAPFRAFMQERDAVEAEGKNWLFFGNPNFTQDFLYQTEWQGYLKSGLLSKISLAFSRDQANKIYVQDRLKENGKEVFDWLEQGAHFYICGDALRMAKDVETTLLDLVAEHGNKTTAEAKEYVTNLRKSKRYQKDVY